DNA sequence from the Treponema sp. OMZ 838 genome:
TTTTGCGGCTGCGGTTGCAAGCGGTAATGCACCGGTAAACGGCTGTTCCGTCGGTGCGGGTCCCGTTGCGGCAAAGGTTGGCGCTATTATGGGTGTTTCCGCATCGGCCGATGCAAAGGTTGCGGTGCTGCTGTGCCAAGGTTCGCACGACGTGTGCAAAGAAAAGGCCGATTATGTCGGTGTTAAGACGTGCCGCGCCGCAAAGATTTCGGTAAACGGATTGCGGGAATGCGATTGGGGCTGTATCGGACTTGGCGACTGCGAAATGGCGTGTCCTTTCGATGCCATTCACGTTGAAGCGGATGGTATTCCGCACGTCGATTATGAAAAATGTACCGGCTGTGCAGTCTGTGTCGCGGCCTGTCCTCAGCACATATTGACGACCGTATCTACTTCCCGGAAAGGTTCCATTGCGCTTTGTTCATGCAGAAACCCGAGAAAAGCCGTTATTATGAAAAACTGTAAACGCGGCTGTATCAAGTGTATGAAGTGCGAAAAGAACTGTCCGACAGGTGCGAT
Encoded proteins:
- a CDS encoding RnfABCDGE type electron transport complex subunit B, translating into MQIIILTLIVSLVLSVAIGFLLGFFKKLFYVAPDETVAKIREVLPGANCGACGFPGCDGFAAAVASGNAPVNGCSVGAGPVAAKVGAIMGVSASADAKVAVLLCQGSHDVCKEKADYVGVKTCRAAKISVNGLRECDWGCIGLGDCEMACPFDAIHVEADGIPHVDYEKCTGCAVCVAACPQHILTTVSTSRKGSIALCSCRNPRKAVIMKNCKRGCIKCMKCEKNCPTGAIKVINGIPEVNYDLCDSCGICIKGCPTKVLALVEDKVAVQSPCSACEAC